The proteins below come from a single Bacteroidia bacterium genomic window:
- the cysD gene encoding sulfate adenylyltransferase subunit CysD translates to MQSYHLSHLQELESESIFILRELAAQFEKPVLLFSGGKDSIVVSHLARKAFHPAKIPFPLMHIDTGHNFQETLDFRDRWMKKIGAKLIVRFVQDSIDKGRAMEEKSLNPSRNGLQTVTLLDAIEEFKFDAAIGGARRDEEKARAKERFFSHRDEFGQWDPKNQRPELWNLFNGKKNTGEHFRVFPISNWTEMDVWQYILHEKIEMPNLYFSHKRVCVNRDGILLAKCNFITLKEGEKYEEYQVRFRTIGDMSCTGAVESKAESLSEIIQEIASSKTTERGTRADDKRSEAAMEDRKKTGYF, encoded by the coding sequence ATGCAATCGTATCATCTCAGTCATTTACAAGAATTAGAATCAGAAAGTATTTTTATTTTACGTGAATTAGCAGCGCAATTTGAAAAACCCGTGTTGCTTTTTTCGGGCGGAAAAGATTCGATTGTGGTGAGCCATTTAGCACGGAAAGCCTTTCATCCCGCTAAAATTCCCTTTCCATTAATGCACATTGATACAGGACATAATTTTCAGGAAACATTGGATTTTAGAGATCGATGGATGAAAAAGATTGGCGCGAAATTAATTGTACGTTTTGTGCAAGATTCGATTGATAAAGGCAGAGCGATGGAAGAAAAAAGTTTGAATCCGAGTCGGAATGGCTTACAAACTGTTACTTTGTTGGATGCCATTGAAGAATTCAAATTTGACGCTGCTATCGGCGGCGCCCGGCGCGACGAAGAAAAGGCGCGTGCCAAAGAACGTTTCTTTTCGCACCGCGATGAATTCGGACAGTGGGATCCGAAGAATCAACGTCCAGAATTATGGAATTTGTTCAATGGAAAAAAAAATACAGGAGAACATTTTCGTGTTTTCCCAATTAGTAATTGGACGGAAATGGACGTTTGGCAATACATTTTACATGAAAAAATAGAAATGCCCAATTTGTATTTTTCGCACAAAAGAGTATGCGTAAATCGCGATGGAATATTGCTGGCAAAATGCAATTTTATTACTTTGAAAGAAGGAGAAAAATACGAAGAATACCAAGTTCGTTTTCGTACAATTGGGGATATGAGCTGCACCGGAGCAGTAGAATCAAAAGCGGAATCTCTATCTGAAATTATTCAGGAAATAGCTTCCAGTAAAACAACAGAACGCGGCACCCGCGCAGATGACAAACGATCAGAAGCCGCCATGGAAGACCGAAAAAAAACAGGCTATTTTTAA
- a CDS encoding glycosyltransferase family 4 protein produces MKKALIITYYWPPSGGSGVQRWLKFVKYMREFGWEPIVYTPSNGEKPVIDSSLEKDIPENTLILKQPIWEPYSIYKLFIGQKKSQKINAAFLSENEKSKYSEKFSVWLRGNFFIPDARKFWVKPSVKYLTNYLKKNPVDLIISSGPPHSMHLIAMQVKKKFNIPWIADFRDPWTNIDFYQDLMLSSFADKKHKRLELKVLKNADSVISVGKTMSEEFEKIIFQAGIKSKIKNKFRVITNGFDTDDVSSEKIILDKKFSIAHIGTMVKSRNPEAFWKVLGELVQENNFFANDLEIKLAGKIDISIMKNIEYFKLEKQLNKIDYLSHAEIVKVQQQSQILLLVLNNTHNAKGVLTGKMFEYLSAQRPILCIGPKDGDAAEIIAETQSGITVEFEDDVNLKKIILEYYNLYQKNNLQTTNTHIEKYSRKNLTRNLCEIMDEVIASKK; encoded by the coding sequence ATGAAAAAAGCTTTAATCATCACGTATTACTGGCCTCCCAGCGGTGGCTCCGGAGTGCAGCGCTGGCTTAAATTTGTAAAATACATGCGCGAATTTGGTTGGGAACCAATTGTGTACACTCCTTCCAACGGCGAAAAACCAGTGATTGATTCGTCGCTTGAAAAAGATATTCCCGAAAATACACTTATTCTGAAACAGCCTATTTGGGAGCCTTACAGCATTTATAAATTATTTATCGGACAAAAAAAATCGCAAAAAATAAATGCCGCTTTTTTGAGCGAAAACGAAAAATCAAAATACAGCGAAAAATTTTCGGTGTGGCTGCGCGGAAATTTTTTTATTCCGGATGCACGGAAATTTTGGGTAAAACCTTCCGTAAAATATCTAACAAATTATTTAAAAAAAAATCCGGTGGACTTAATTATTTCTAGCGGACCGCCACACAGCATGCACCTCATCGCGATGCAAGTGAAAAAAAAATTCAACATTCCTTGGATAGCTGATTTTCGTGATCCTTGGACAAACATTGATTTTTACCAAGATTTAATGTTGAGTTCTTTTGCGGATAAAAAACACAAGCGCTTGGAATTGAAAGTTCTAAAAAATGCAGATTCCGTTATCAGCGTTGGAAAAACAATGAGCGAAGAGTTTGAAAAAATAATTTTTCAGGCAGGAATAAAATCGAAAATAAAAAATAAATTTCGCGTCATCACAAATGGTTTTGATACCGATGATGTATCGTCTGAAAAAATAATTTTGGATAAAAAATTTAGCATCGCGCATATCGGAACAATGGTTAAAAGCCGCAATCCGGAAGCATTTTGGAAAGTGTTGGGGGAATTGGTTCAGGAAAATAATTTTTTCGCAAACGATTTAGAAATAAAATTGGCGGGTAAAATAGACATCAGTATTATGAAAAACATCGAGTATTTTAAGCTCGAAAAACAACTGAATAAAATTGATTATTTGTCGCATGCCGAAATTGTAAAAGTGCAACAACAATCACAAATTTTACTGCTTGTTTTAAATAATACGCACAATGCGAAAGGCGTTTTGACCGGAAAGATGTTTGAATATTTATCAGCACAACGCCCTATTTTGTGCATCGGACCGAAGGATGGCGATGCGGCAGAAATTATTGCAGAAACGCAATCGGGAATTACAGTTGAGTTTGAAGATGACGTAAATCTCAAAAAAATAATTTTGGAATATTACAATTTGTACCAAAAAAATAATTTACAAACTACCAACACGCACATCGAAAAATATTCGCGTAAAAATCTCACAAGAAATTTATGCGAAATAATGGATGAAGTAATTGCTTCAAAAAAATAA
- a CDS encoding YfhO family protein — MSQKFNFKKILPHIAVLAIFVVITMAYFSPLMSGMQMKQSDIVNFKGMSKEIVDYRAQFHKEPLWTNSMFGGMPAYQISVLYSANLVAYVDRIFSLGVPYPASLLLLYLIGFYILLITLEIDIWLAVAGSIAFAFSSFFFIIIDVGHNSQAHAIGYMAPVLAGFILVFKKDFLKGGILTALFLALELYCNHLQITYYLMMMLAVYVLIEFYQAIKNKAYVPFFKACAVIGFAALLAVGTNITNLWATYDYGKYTTRGKSELTLDKQTSSSGLSEEYALQWCYGKAETMTLMIPNFKGGVSAPIGNDKSAMENVSPEQKQQVANMDQYWGDQPFTAGPVYAGAIVFFLSLLGLFVIKGSFKWFLFIATLLSIMLSWGNNFHPLTDFFFNHFPGYNKFRAVSMILILAEFTLPLLAVLAVDEIVKNKNFLTETMKVPFVSNPVSKQKLFFLAFIFSGGVALLCYLMPSSFSTFQGSNEFGNTFNQIKQANPKVDDTQITTYLTDIFGQLVVARKEIFKSDSIRSFIFIALTAGLLWLYFKSKITKKWMFGTLIVFILADMWNVDKRYLNDNSFETAHQESQTFQPSAADLQILQDKSLDYRVFNTTVRPDQDGKTSYFHKSIGGYHGAKLKRYDELMTYQIDRNNISVLDMLNAKYFIMNGKDNQPIARENPDALGNAWFVSNYKIVLDADSEIMDLSNFNPAKTAIVDQRFQNYFSGFTPVADSSATIKMLSYEPNDLVYQANSQHEALAVFSEIYYKDGWNAYIDGKLTPYIRVNYVLRAMRIPAGSHKVEFKFEPVIFAAGEKISLASSALLILLCLGYVGYLFKMKPNAE; from the coding sequence CGCCAATTTAGTTGCGTACGTGGATCGTATTTTTAGCCTGGGAGTTCCTTATCCGGCAAGTCTTTTATTACTTTATTTAATTGGCTTTTATATTTTATTGATAACACTCGAAATCGATATTTGGCTGGCAGTCGCGGGCTCCATCGCATTTGCATTTTCTTCTTTCTTTTTTATCATTATTGATGTCGGGCATAATTCACAAGCGCATGCTATTGGTTATATGGCGCCTGTTTTAGCGGGATTTATTTTGGTTTTCAAAAAAGATTTTTTGAAAGGCGGAATTTTAACGGCTCTGTTTTTAGCGCTCGAATTGTATTGTAATCACTTGCAAATAACCTATTATTTGATGATGATGTTAGCGGTTTATGTGCTCATCGAATTTTATCAAGCCATTAAAAATAAAGCCTACGTACCTTTTTTTAAAGCATGTGCAGTAATTGGTTTTGCTGCACTCTTAGCGGTTGGTACAAACATTACCAATTTGTGGGCAACCTATGATTATGGAAAATATACCACGCGCGGAAAATCTGAATTAACGCTCGACAAACAAACTTCCAGCAGCGGATTAAGCGAAGAGTACGCATTGCAATGGTGTTACGGAAAAGCCGAAACGATGACGTTGATGATTCCGAATTTTAAAGGAGGCGTTTCTGCGCCCATTGGTAACGACAAAAGCGCGATGGAAAACGTAAGCCCGGAACAAAAACAACAAGTGGCAAACATGGATCAATATTGGGGTGATCAGCCATTTACGGCAGGACCAGTATATGCAGGTGCCATTGTATTTTTTCTTTCCTTACTCGGATTATTCGTTATAAAAGGTTCTTTCAAATGGTTTTTATTCATCGCAACCCTTTTATCCATCATGCTTTCCTGGGGAAATAATTTTCATCCGCTGACGGATTTTTTCTTCAACCATTTTCCAGGCTACAATAAATTCAGAGCTGTTTCCATGATTTTAATTCTCGCTGAATTTACGCTGCCGCTCCTTGCTGTATTGGCAGTAGATGAAATTGTGAAAAATAAAAATTTCTTAACCGAAACCATGAAAGTTCCTTTTGTGAGCAATCCTGTTTCGAAACAGAAACTTTTTTTTCTCGCATTTATTTTTTCAGGAGGCGTTGCTTTGCTTTGCTACCTCATGCCTTCGTCGTTTTCTACTTTTCAAGGAAGCAATGAATTTGGAAATACATTCAATCAAATAAAACAAGCAAATCCGAAAGTAGACGACACTCAAATCACCACTTATTTAACAGATATTTTTGGACAATTAGTGGTTGCCCGAAAAGAAATTTTCAAATCAGATTCTATTCGTAGTTTTATTTTTATTGCGCTCACTGCGGGCTTATTGTGGCTTTATTTTAAATCAAAAATTACAAAAAAATGGATGTTCGGAACACTTATCGTTTTTATTTTAGCAGATATGTGGAACGTGGACAAACGTTATCTCAACGACAATAGTTTTGAAACGGCTCATCAAGAATCACAAACGTTTCAACCATCTGCAGCAGATTTACAAATATTGCAAGATAAATCGCTCGATTACCGCGTTTTTAATACCACTGTTCGTCCCGATCAAGACGGAAAAACTTCTTATTTCCATAAATCTATTGGCGGTTATCACGGCGCAAAATTGAAACGTTACGATGAGTTAATGACGTATCAAATAGACAGAAATAATATATCTGTTTTGGATATGCTCAACGCGAAATATTTTATTATGAACGGGAAAGACAATCAGCCTATCGCGCGTGAGAATCCTGACGCATTGGGAAATGCTTGGTTTGTTTCCAATTATAAAATAGTATTGGATGCTGATTCCGAAATAATGGATCTCAGCAATTTTAATCCGGCAAAAACAGCCATTGTCGATCAACGTTTCCAAAATTATTTTTCAGGATTTACGCCAGTGGCAGATTCTTCCGCAACAATAAAAATGCTTTCGTACGAGCCGAACGACTTAGTTTATCAAGCCAATTCGCAACACGAAGCGCTCGCAGTTTTTTCTGAAATCTATTATAAAGATGGTTGGAACGCTTATATCGACGGAAAACTGACGCCTTATATCCGCGTAAATTATGTATTGCGTGCGATGCGTATTCCAGCAGGATCACACAAGGTAGAGTTTAAATTTGAACCAGTGATTTTTGCGGCTGGCGAAAAAATTTCCTTAGCAAGTTCCGCGCTACTTATTCTTTTATGTTTGGGTTACGTAGGATATCTTTTCAAAATGAAGCCGAATGCCGAATGA